In Paludibaculum fermentans, the genomic stretch CTGGAAGTGCCGGACCTTTACCCTGCTTCCTTCTCCTTCTCACCGGCCATTGCGGACGGAACTCTGATGAATTACCAGATGTGCGACTGGATCGACAACGCCGTGTCGCTGCAGATGGCTCCCGGAAACGGTCAGGTCTATGGCTACATGCACCTGCCCTGCAAAGTCGAAGTGAATGCCCGGCTCGACGACAATCGGAAAGTGGCGGAGGCGCAGCTTGGTTGAGTTCACCGGAGAGCGGTTGGTCCCGGGCCAGGTCGATCAGGACCTGCTGAATGAGCACATGTCGCGCTACGCCTTCGCAGCCCGGTTGGCCCGCAATAAGCGCGTGCTCGATATCGCTTGCGGCATGGGCTACGGCTCCTTTGAACTCTCAAAGCACGCCGCTCGCGTTGTCGGCTTGGACGTGTCGGAGGAGGCCGTCAACTCGGCCCGCGAACGCTACCAGTCCGCCAACCTCCAGTTCCTCACCGCGCCTGCCCAGCAGATCCCGCTCGACGATCATTCCTTCGATCTCATCGTCGCGTTTGAGGTCATCGAACACCTCTCCGATTGGGAAGAACTGTTGGGGCAGGCCAAACGTCTGTTGGCGCCTGGCGGGCAATTCATCGTTTCCACTCCAAACAAAGCCTATTACGCCGAAACACGCCGCTTGGCCGGCCCGAATCCCTTTCATGTCCACGAATTCGAGTTCTCTGAGTTTCAGTCGGAGCTCGGCCGGTTTTTCCCTTCGGTGACCATGTTCCTGCAGAATCATGTGCAGGCCATTTCCTTTCACCCGACGCCTGGAGGCTCCGGACTCGTGGCCGAGTTGGAGGCCGGCAGTGCTCCGGCCCAGCCCGAGACCAGCCACTTCTTTCTGGCGGTCTGCGCGCTGGCGCCCCAAACCGGATCACCCGTCTATCTCTACCTGCCCACCTCCTCCAACGTGCTGCGCGAACGGGAACAGCACATCGCCTTGCTTGAATCTGAACTCGCCAAGAAGGATTCCTGGCTCGAGGATTTGAAGCAGGACCATGCGCGCCTCAATACGCTGCACGAGGAGTTGCGAGCCGAGACGGACAAGACCGCAAGCTGGGCTCTTGGTCTGGAACAGGAATTGACCGCAGCCCAGGCTCGCGTCGCTCAAGTCCAGGACGAGTTGGCCGCGGAGCAGAGCTCTGCCCGGGAAGTCGTCGCCGCCTACGAGGCAAAGATCGACGAACTGCACATGGAACTCAGGACCAACGCGGCAGCGGCCGAGGAAGCGTTGCGCCACGTGGAAGAGCATTTACAGAAGAAGGTAGCCGATCTGGCCAAGTGCGTCGAACTGCTCGATGCCGCCGAGGAAACCGTGAAAGAACGTACGCTTTGGGCGCAAAGCCTTCAGGCCCGCGTGGAGCAGTTGGAACAGATGCTCGCCGCGGCACAGTCCTCCCGTTGGGTTCGTCTTGGACGCCGCATTGGTGTCGGCCCGGATCTTCATAACTCCTAAATGTCAGCCCTGTTCAGTCGAATTGCCTGGCAACTGCCGCTCGCCTTGCTCTCGCCGCTGTTTGTCCTGGTGGCGCTGCCCGCGCTGTGGCTCACTGATCTCTTCTGGAAACTCCTCGGCACCCGCCGCACCCCCCAAAACAGCCGCCCGAACGTCACCTCCGCCAGCGTGGTCATTCCTAACTGGAACGGCAAGCATCTACTGGAAAAGTACCTGCCCAGCGTGGTGACGGCCATGAGCGGCAATCCCCGCAACGAGGTCATCGTGGTCGACAACGGCTCGATGGATGGCAGCGCCGAATATCTTCGAGAGCATTTCCCCACGGTCCGCTGCATCGCCTTGCCGCAAAATCTCGGCTTCGGCGGCGGCTCCAACACCGGCTTCCAGTCCGCCAACAATGACATCGTTGTCCTGTTGAATAGCGACATGCGCGTGGATCCCGGTTTCCTCCAGCCCCTGCTCGACGGCTTCACCGACGAAAAAGTCTTCGCGGTCTCCTGCCAGATCTTCTTCAGCGACCCCGGCAAGCGGCGCGAAGAGACCGGGCTCACCCAGGCCTGGTGGAGCGAAGGAGCCCTCCGCGTCCGGCACTGTGAAGACAATCAGGTGGACCGGCCGTTCCCATGCTTCTATGGCGGCGGCGGCTCGTGCGCCTTCGATCGCCGCAAGTTCTTGGAATTGGGCGGCTTCGACCATGTGATGAAGCCGTTCTACCTGGAAGATACCGACCTCGGCTACATGGCCTGGAAGCGTGGCTGGAAGGTGCTTTACCAGCCACTCAGCAGGGTTTGGCACGAACACCAGGGCACCATCGGCAAGAAGTTCTCCCGCCAATACATCGATAACGTCGTCAACAAGAACTTCCTGCTGTTCGCCTGGAAGAACATTCACGAACCCGTCCGGTTGGCCGGCCATTTCTTCCATGCCTGGACCGGCGCCGTGTTGAGTCTCTTTGCAGGGGATTCCCGCGAACGGGCCAGCATCGGCGGCCTCACCCGAGCTTTCCTCCAACTACCCGGCGCCATGGCCGCCCGTTGGAATGCACGCACCCTGGCCACGGTCGACGATTCCGAAGCCTTCCGGCGTCCCATGGGCGGCTACTTCCGCGACCGTTTCGAAACCGTGGAAAAGAACCCCGAACGCCTGAACGTCCTTTTCCTATCCCCCTACGCCATCTGCCCGCCCATCCACGGCGGTGGCGTTTTCATGTACGAAACCGTCAGGCAATTGGGCAAGCGGACGAATCTGCACCTGATCGTGATGCTCGACGATCCCAAGGAACGCCAGGCGCATGCCGCCATCACGCCAACCACGCAGTCCATCGAGTTCTGCATCCGGCAGGAGGGCCATCCCAAAGGCGTCGGCGCCATCACGCCCTATGCGGTCCGCGAATTCTACGATCGAGACTTCGAGTGGCTGGTTCACCGCCAGATCTTCCTAAAGGAGATCGATGTCGTCCAGGTGGAATACACGAACATGGGGCAGTATGCCGGACCGTACCAGCACATCGCCTGGACCCTGTTCGAGCACGACGTCTATTTCCAGTCCATAGGCAGAACGATGAAGAGCTTCGGACCCATGGGCCAGATGAAGGCCTTCACGGAATACCTGCGGGCCATCCGCTATGAACTCGGGATGCTGCCCCGCATGGACGAGATCCAGACCTGCACGGAAGAGAATACGAACTACCTGCTGTCGTTCCTGCCTGAACTGAAACCGCGCATCCACCACCATCTCCGTGCCGGCATCGACACCAGCGACTATGAGTTCCGTCCCGGCGGGCGCAGCCCCAAGACGATGTTGTTCCTGGGCAGTTTCCGCCACCTGCCGAACCAGGCGGCCCTGCGCTGGTTCCTGAACGAGGTGATGCCGCATGTGCTGGAACGGGAGCCCGAGGCCAAATTGAAGGTGATCGGCTCCGATCCGCCGGCCGGCCATACCATCCCGAACTTCAATGGCTCGGTCGAGCTGGTCGGATTCGTGGAGAACATCCGCCAGCCCTTGACGGAGTACGCCGTCTTCATCTGCCCCATCCTCAGCGGGTCTGGGGTGCGGGTTAAGTTATTGGAAGCATTCGCTTCCGGCATCCCCACCGTCTCAACACGGATCGGGGCGGAAGGCTTAGGCGGGGAAGACGGACTCTACTGCGCATTGGCTGACGATCCTCAGGAGTTCGCCGCCAGGATCGTTCAACTATTTGACGATCCGGAAGGAGCGGCCGAGATGGCTCGCCGGGCCAGGGAGTTTGTGGTTGGAAATCGCGATATCGGCCGGATGACCGAATCGCTGGAAGCGACTTACCGGGCAACGCTAGCCGCGAAGAACCGGAACTAGCCCTCTACTACCAGGGACGCCAACCCTTTTTGCCTGCAACAGCCCGGCCCTCACTCTTCAGGGCCTCGCCCAGCCGTTCCACCACATCCTTCGCCGTATCGTTGAGGGCGTCGGCCTGATTCGTCCGGCTGCGCTCGTAGGTCGACCAGATCACGTTGCGGGTTGAGCGATTGACGAGAAAATAGGTGCCGCGGCCCTTGCTCCCGCCGCCCAGGCGGTCTTGCGGAGCAATCGGGATCTTGATGGATGAATCCGAGGAAGGCGCATTCGGGTCCTCATCCTCAGGCTTCGCTGGATGTTCAACCAGCACCTCCGGCTTCGCCACCGGATACAGCTCGTCCAGCTTGGATTCAAAGGCCTTGCCCAGCCGGTCTGTGAAGATCGCGTCCGCCTTGGCCGGATCGGTTACCACCTGGTATAACCCACTGCGCGTCAAATGGTTAGCCAGGTACTGATCGAACGAGTAGCTCATCGGCAGGAGATACACATGCCTGACTTGCAGCAGTTCGCTGGCATGCTGTGGGGCCGGTGCCGTGGCAGCCGACGGAGCTGACGGGGGAGCAGGCGGTGCTGCCGGCGCTTGAGGCGCGGCGGGCGCCTGCATCATCAAAAAAAGAAGAGCGGAAGTCAGCATGTCAACACCTCAATCATATCCCGGCACACATACAATAGACGTTTTGGGCCGCTCGAAAGACGAACCGCCGCGTGTATAAGAATCTGAGCATCACAGTTGTCATCCCATGCCTGAATGAAGAGCAGGGTATCGAGAAGGTTTTGAGCCGCATGCCGGAGTTCGTCGACGAAGTGATCGTCGTCGACAACGGCTCCACTGACCGCACTGCGGACGTGGCCCGAAGCTTCGGAGCCCAGGTGATTCGCGAAGGCGTCCGTGGCTACGGCCGCAGCTACAAGAAGGGGTTCTCTCTCGCCACCGGCGACGTCATCGTCACGCTCGATGGAGACCATAGCTATCCGCCCGATGCGATCAGCTATCTTCTGGAAGCCTATCTGCACCTGGAAGCCGACTTCCTGAATGCCTCGCGCTTCCCTGTACGGGACCGCCGGGCAATGAGCTTCAAGCACAAGTTCGGTAACCTCGTCCTGTCGGTCGTGATGTCCCTGCTGTTCTTCCGCTGGATTCACGACTCCCAAAGCGGCATGTGGGTCTTCAGCCGCAAGATTCTAAAGGACATGATCCTGGAATCGGACGGCATGGCCTTCTCGGAAGAGATCAAGATCGAGGCTCTGCTCCACCCGACCGCCCGATTCGAGGAGATCGCCATCATGTACACCTCGCGCCTGGGCGAGATCAAGCTCAACCCCTGGCGCGATGGCTTCCAGAATCTGTTCTTCCTTCTCAAGAAACGTTTTGCGAGACGATGACATAGGAACATGCCTTCGGATGTAACGATTGTGATTCCGAACTGGAATGGAGCCGGCCGCCTAACCCGGGCCATCCAGTCGGCACAGTCTCAAACTATTGAACCGAAAGAGATTCTCGTTGTGGACAACGGCTCCACGGACGACTCCTATCAGGAAGCCTGCGACGCCGGCGCGCTGGTTCTCCGCTTCGAAAAGAACACCGGCTTCAGCCGCGCCGTGAACGCGGGCGTAGGGGAGTGCTCCACCCATTGGGTCGCCATCGTGAACAACGATGTTGTCCTGGAGCCCACGTGGCTCGAGAACCTGCTGGCCGGTTGCGGGCCGGATACTGCATACGCTTCCGGTAAGATCCTGAATGCCAAGGACCATTCCGTCATCGACGGCACTTACGACCTGCTGTCCTGGTCCGGTTGCGCCTGGCGGGCCGGGCATGGTGCTCCCGCCGCGCGATTCCATCAGGCGAGAGAGGTTCACTTCGTTCCCCTCACCGCCGCCCTGGTGCAGCGCGACATCTTCCTGCGCATGGGCGGTCTGGATGTCCGCTTCGAGTCCTACCTGGAAGACATCGATTTCTGCCTCACCTGCGCCGCCGCCGGATTGCAGGGCCGCTACATACCAGAGGCAATCGCCTATCACGAGGGCAGCGCCACCCTCGGCGCCTGGAGCCCGCGCATGGTCGAACTTCTGGCACGCAACCAGATTTACCTGATCTCCAAGCACTTTCCCGGGCGCCTGACCAGACCCGTTTTGGCCGGCCAGTTGCTTTGGGGCCTGCTGGCTCTTAAGCGCGGAGCCGGCGTCGCCTGGCTGAAAGGCAAATGGAAGGGGCTCACCTCCCTCCGCGGCATTCGCCCGTCGCAGTTCGACGCGGCCCGGCTCACCGCCATCCTGCAGGATTCAGAGGATGAGATCCGAAAGCTCCAAGCGGACCAGGGAGACACTTTCTGGGAACAGTATTTCCGATGGAGGGGCCGGTGAAGTTAGGCGCGATTCTTGTCGCCTACAACTCAGCCGATCATATCGACAAATGTATAGATTCCTGCCTGCAATTCCAAACTGAATTCGAGGCCGGCATCGTTGTCATCGACAACGCCTCCACGGATGGAACCGTCGCCAAATCCCGGTCCCGGGCCGGTGTCCTCACCGTGGAAAACACCACAAACCGCGGCTTCGCCGGGGCCGTGAACCAGGGATGCGAATTGCTCTCGGACGCCGACGCTGTTCTGATCCTGAACCCGGATGTCATCTTACTGGATACTCCATCCAAATTAGCGGCCGCGCTGGCGGATGGGAGAGTGGCCGCTGCCAGCGGGCGCCTGGTCGATTCAAATGGTCAGGCCCAGTCGGGATTTCAAGTCCGCCGGTTTCCCACTGCCAGCACTCTCGTCTTCGAGAACCTCGGTATCAATAAGGTTTGGCCGGGGAATCCGATCAACCGCCGCTATCGCTGCCTGGATCTGGATCCGCAGGTTTCCGCAGACGTGGAGCAGCCCGCCGGCGCTTGTCTCCTGTTGCGGCGCGCAGCCTGGGCCGCTGTCCGGGGCATGGATGAAGGTTTCTTTCCCGTCTGGTTTGAGGACGTGGACCTGCTGCGGCGCTTGGCGGCGGCCGGTTGGAAGGCACGCTATGTGGCTGCGTTTTCAGCCCGCCATGAGGGCGGGCATTCCGTCAACGCGGTGGAGTGGGGCAACCGGCAGCTATACTGGTGTGGTAGCCTGCTGAGGTATGCAGCAATCCACTGCTCCACGTTTGGGTTGTGGGCCGTGGCTTTTTCTGTATTGTTGGGTTGGATTCCGCGAGCGGTAACGGGGATGTTTCTGCAGCGGTCTTTCCGGCATTTGACGGAGTATGTAAAACTGTTTAGGCTTGTAAGTGCCTATCTTTTGGTGGGACGCTCGGAGGCGCGCCTGCCCTAGAACGCCTTATTCGCCGGATCAGGGGACTGTGGGCCTAACGGTTCTTGGAAGGGAACCCAGAGGCAGGATGCCAAAACTGCATGGCAAGTAACGACTTAGTCTCGGTCACGTTAGTGACCTACAACAGCGGCCGATATATTAAGCGGTGTCTGGAATCCGTACTGGCCCAAAAAGGACCACAGATCGAGATTGTCGTTGTCGACAATAACTCGACGGACGGCACACGCGACATTCTCGAACGCTACGAGGACCGCTGCCTCATTCTGTACAATTCCAGTAATTCTGGATTTGCGGCAGCACAGAATCAGGCAATTCAACTTTCCCGCGGCGACTGGGTTCTCACTCTGAACCCTGATGTTCTCTTGATGCCCTACTTCATCCAGGCCCTGCTCGAAGCAGGACGCCTCGATAATCGTATCGGCACAGTCTGCGGAAAACTGTTGACCATGAGTCCAGATTTCGACATCGACGCCAAACCTCGTGTCGATTCCACCGGAATCTACTTCACCCCCAACCTGCGGCATCTCGACCGCGGCAGCCTCGAAATCGACAACGGCCATTACCTCAAGCGCGAGTACGTTTTCGGCGCAACGGCGGCCGCTGCCCTCTACCGGCGCAGCATGATCGACGACATCTCGATCGACGGCGAGTTCTTCGACACGGATTTCTTTGTCTACCGCGAAGACGCCGACGTCGCCTGGCGCGCCCAACTCCTGGGTTGGCGGTGTCTCTACACCCCCTACGCACGTGGCTACCATGTTCGCGCGGTTCTGCCGGGTAACCGGCGGGCCTTGCCGAAGCAGATCAATATGCATTCGGTGAAGAACCGCTTCCTCATGCGGATCAAGAACATGACCTCCGACCTGTATCGCAAGCACTGGTTGTCGATCACCGCGCGCGATCTGGTCGTCGTCAGCTGTTGCCTCGTCTACGAACACTATTCCCTGCGGGCATTCGGCAAGGTGCTGCAATCCTGGCGCCGGGTCTGGTCCAAGCGCAGTGAAATCATGGCGCGGCGGCGCGTGACCGACGAGTACATGGCCGGCTGGTTCCATTACAATCCAGTGAGCCGGCCCGCTCCGAAGAAGGGTTCGGCCGCACTGGCGCCGGCGCGTTCAGACACCCAGGTAGCGGAGAGTTGATTGCGGGCCGGTGGATAGCATTCCCCATTCCGGTTCGCTTCGCATAGCACTGCTGGGAACACGCGGCATTCCCGCCCGCTACGGCGGGTTTGAGACGTTCGCTGAAGAGCTATCCACCCGTCTGGTTCAACGCGGTCACGAAGTGACCGTCTATTGCCGGGATGAACATGAACAGCCGCTCTACCGCGGCGTGCACTTGTGCCACATCCCCCCAATCCGGCATAAGTATTTGGAAACACTGGTCCACACGTTCGTTTCCACCATCCATCTGGTGCGCCACCCCCAGCAGGTGGCCCTCTATTGCAATGGCGCGAACGCCATCTTCACGCCGCTCGCCAGATTGGCCGGCATGCCCGTCGCCCTCAACGTCGACGGCCTGGAGCGCAAACGGAAGAAGTGGAACGCCCTTGCACGCGCCTGGTACCTGATGTCCGAAGCCCTTTCGACTTTCTGCCCCACGGAAATCGTCACCGACGCCGTACAGATTCGCGAATACTATCGTTCCCACTACGGGGCCGACTCCACCTTCATCTCCTATGGAGCACCCACCGGTAGGGTGGAAACAGACGCCGTCCTGCAGCAGCTCGACCTCGAACGCCGCCGCTACTTCCTCTACGTCACACGCTTTGAACCAGAGAACAACCCGCTGATGGTGCGCCGGGCCTTCGAACAAGTAAAAACGGACTTGAAACTCGCTTTGATCGGTGACGCACCCTACGCGGCCGACTATATCCGCCAGGTGCGCGACACCTGCGACCCGCGAGTCGTCCTGCCGGGCACGGTCTTCGGCGAGGGTTACCACGAACTCCAGTCGCACAGTTTCGCCTACATTCATGCCACGGAAGTAGGCGGAACCCATCCGGCGCTGATCGAAGCCATGGGCCGCGGAGCCCTGGTTCTCTACCTGATGACCCCCGAAAACCACGAAGTGGCCGGAGGAGCCGGCCTGCCCTTCCACAACGAAGCCGAGCTTTCCGGGAGAATAAGTGAAGTATTGCGGATGCCCGAGGAGGAGCGCGAACGCCTGCGGGCCGCCTCCCTCAAACGGGTGCAGGAGCGATACAGTTGGGATGCGGTGACCGATGCTTATGAGGAACTGTTCCGGCGCCTGCTGGCGCAATAACCATGTACCGCATCTGGGTTGAAATCTCCCTCGATCAATTGGCGGCCAACTACCACGCCGTTCGGAAGGTGGTAGGTCCGGGTGTCGCCGTCGCTCCGGTCCTGAAAGCCGATGCGTACCGGCACGGCTCCGTCGAAGTCGCCCACCGGTTGCAGGAAGAGGGGGCGCACTGGCTGGCGGTAAGCAACGCCGAAGAGGGGGTCGTGCTGAGGGAGTCCGGCATCCGGATGCGCATTCTGGTGATGGGCGATTTCCTCCCTCCCGAACGCGACGCACTGGTTGAGTACTCGCTGACCCCGGTAATCCACTCGCTGGAAAGGCTGAAGGAATACGACCGCCTGGCCCAATCGGTGGACCGGATCCTGCCCTGCCACTTGAAGATCGATACCGGCATGGGGCGGCTTGGCGTCCGGTCGACGTGCGAAGAGTTGAGGGCCGCCGCCGCTTCCGCGCATCATCTGCACTTGGAAGGCCTGATGACCCACTTCGCCTCAGCCGCCGATTTTACGACGGCTCAGACCACGGATCAGATCGTCCTGTTCGAAACAGCAGCGCACTCCCTGGGGCAGGCCGGCATCCAACCGGCGTTGCGGCATCTGGGCAGCAGCGCCGCGGTGGCGTATGGAATCCGAAGCGCGTTTGGCACCATGGTTCGCCCAGGCTTGGCCATCTACGGCTATGTCACTCCCAGCAAAGGAGATGCTCCCCCAACTGAGCTGAAGGTGCGGCCGGCGCTCACTTGGAAGAGCCGTCTGGTAGAGATCAAGGAGATACCCGAAGGAGCCAGTGTCGGCTACGGGGCCACCTGGCAAGCTCGGCGTAGAACGAGGCTCGGCATCGTGGCGGCCGGCTACGCGGACGGGATTCCTCACGCTGTCTCAAATCGTGGCCACGTAATTGTGGACGGCTACCTGGCTCCCATCGTCGGAGCCGTCTCCATGGATTTGATCACCGTGGACCTCACTGAGGTTCCACCGGCCCGGATCGGCGACACCGTGATCCTGTTGGGGCGGGCGGGGGATGTGAAATGGGATGCGGACGACATCGCGGCCGCCGGCGGGACCATCAGCTATACGGTTCTGTGCGGGATTGGCAATCGAGTGAAGCGCGTCTATACCTGACGGACGCG encodes the following:
- a CDS encoding DUF1972 domain-containing protein; protein product: MDSIPHSGSLRIALLGTRGIPARYGGFETFAEELSTRLVQRGHEVTVYCRDEHEQPLYRGVHLCHIPPIRHKYLETLVHTFVSTIHLVRHPQQVALYCNGANAIFTPLARLAGMPVALNVDGLERKRKKWNALARAWYLMSEALSTFCPTEIVTDAVQIREYYRSHYGADSTFISYGAPTGRVETDAVLQQLDLERRRYFLYVTRFEPENNPLMVRRAFEQVKTDLKLALIGDAPYAADYIRQVRDTCDPRVVLPGTVFGEGYHELQSHSFAYIHATEVGGTHPALIEAMGRGALVLYLMTPENHEVAGGAGLPFHNEAELSGRISEVLRMPEEERERLRAASLKRVQERYSWDAVTDAYEELFRRLLAQ
- a CDS encoding glycosyltransferase family 2 protein — translated: MYKNLSITVVIPCLNEEQGIEKVLSRMPEFVDEVIVVDNGSTDRTADVARSFGAQVIREGVRGYGRSYKKGFSLATGDVIVTLDGDHSYPPDAISYLLEAYLHLEADFLNASRFPVRDRRAMSFKHKFGNLVLSVVMSLLFFRWIHDSQSGMWVFSRKILKDMILESDGMAFSEEIKIEALLHPTARFEEIAIMYTSRLGEIKLNPWRDGFQNLFFLLKKRFARR
- a CDS encoding glycosyltransferase family 2 protein; its protein translation is MPSDVTIVIPNWNGAGRLTRAIQSAQSQTIEPKEILVVDNGSTDDSYQEACDAGALVLRFEKNTGFSRAVNAGVGECSTHWVAIVNNDVVLEPTWLENLLAGCGPDTAYASGKILNAKDHSVIDGTYDLLSWSGCAWRAGHGAPAARFHQAREVHFVPLTAALVQRDIFLRMGGLDVRFESYLEDIDFCLTCAAAGLQGRYIPEAIAYHEGSATLGAWSPRMVELLARNQIYLISKHFPGRLTRPVLAGQLLWGLLALKRGAGVAWLKGKWKGLTSLRGIRPSQFDAARLTAILQDSEDEIRKLQADQGDTFWEQYFRWRGR
- the alr gene encoding alanine racemase, translating into MYRIWVEISLDQLAANYHAVRKVVGPGVAVAPVLKADAYRHGSVEVAHRLQEEGAHWLAVSNAEEGVVLRESGIRMRILVMGDFLPPERDALVEYSLTPVIHSLERLKEYDRLAQSVDRILPCHLKIDTGMGRLGVRSTCEELRAAAASAHHLHLEGLMTHFASAADFTTAQTTDQIVLFETAAHSLGQAGIQPALRHLGSSAAVAYGIRSAFGTMVRPGLAIYGYVTPSKGDAPPTELKVRPALTWKSRLVEIKEIPEGASVGYGATWQARRRTRLGIVAAGYADGIPHAVSNRGHVIVDGYLAPIVGAVSMDLITVDLTEVPPARIGDTVILLGRAGDVKWDADDIAAAGGTISYTVLCGIGNRVKRVYT
- a CDS encoding glycosyltransferase, which gives rise to MSALFSRIAWQLPLALLSPLFVLVALPALWLTDLFWKLLGTRRTPQNSRPNVTSASVVIPNWNGKHLLEKYLPSVVTAMSGNPRNEVIVVDNGSMDGSAEYLREHFPTVRCIALPQNLGFGGGSNTGFQSANNDIVVLLNSDMRVDPGFLQPLLDGFTDEKVFAVSCQIFFSDPGKRREETGLTQAWWSEGALRVRHCEDNQVDRPFPCFYGGGGSCAFDRRKFLELGGFDHVMKPFYLEDTDLGYMAWKRGWKVLYQPLSRVWHEHQGTIGKKFSRQYIDNVVNKNFLLFAWKNIHEPVRLAGHFFHAWTGAVLSLFAGDSRERASIGGLTRAFLQLPGAMAARWNARTLATVDDSEAFRRPMGGYFRDRFETVEKNPERLNVLFLSPYAICPPIHGGGVFMYETVRQLGKRTNLHLIVMLDDPKERQAHAAITPTTQSIEFCIRQEGHPKGVGAITPYAVREFYDRDFEWLVHRQIFLKEIDVVQVEYTNMGQYAGPYQHIAWTLFEHDVYFQSIGRTMKSFGPMGQMKAFTEYLRAIRYELGMLPRMDEIQTCTEENTNYLLSFLPELKPRIHHHLRAGIDTSDYEFRPGGRSPKTMLFLGSFRHLPNQAALRWFLNEVMPHVLEREPEAKLKVIGSDPPAGHTIPNFNGSVELVGFVENIRQPLTEYAVFICPILSGSGVRVKLLEAFASGIPTVSTRIGAEGLGGEDGLYCALADDPQEFAARIVQLFDDPEGAAEMARRAREFVVGNRDIGRMTESLEATYRATLAAKNRN
- a CDS encoding class I SAM-dependent methyltransferase, with the protein product MVEFTGERLVPGQVDQDLLNEHMSRYAFAARLARNKRVLDIACGMGYGSFELSKHAARVVGLDVSEEAVNSARERYQSANLQFLTAPAQQIPLDDHSFDLIVAFEVIEHLSDWEELLGQAKRLLAPGGQFIVSTPNKAYYAETRRLAGPNPFHVHEFEFSEFQSELGRFFPSVTMFLQNHVQAISFHPTPGGSGLVAELEAGSAPAQPETSHFFLAVCALAPQTGSPVYLYLPTSSNVLREREQHIALLESELAKKDSWLEDLKQDHARLNTLHEELRAETDKTASWALGLEQELTAAQARVAQVQDELAAEQSSAREVVAAYEAKIDELHMELRTNAAAAEEALRHVEEHLQKKVADLAKCVELLDAAEETVKERTLWAQSLQARVEQLEQMLAAAQSSRWVRLGRRIGVGPDLHNS
- a CDS encoding glycosyltransferase, with product MKLGAILVAYNSADHIDKCIDSCLQFQTEFEAGIVVIDNASTDGTVAKSRSRAGVLTVENTTNRGFAGAVNQGCELLSDADAVLILNPDVILLDTPSKLAAALADGRVAAASGRLVDSNGQAQSGFQVRRFPTASTLVFENLGINKVWPGNPINRRYRCLDLDPQVSADVEQPAGACLLLRRAAWAAVRGMDEGFFPVWFEDVDLLRRLAAAGWKARYVAAFSARHEGGHSVNAVEWGNRQLYWCGSLLRYAAIHCSTFGLWAVAFSVLLGWIPRAVTGMFLQRSFRHLTEYVKLFRLVSAYLLVGRSEARLP
- a CDS encoding glycosyltransferase family 2 protein, producing the protein MASNDLVSVTLVTYNSGRYIKRCLESVLAQKGPQIEIVVVDNNSTDGTRDILERYEDRCLILYNSSNSGFAAAQNQAIQLSRGDWVLTLNPDVLLMPYFIQALLEAGRLDNRIGTVCGKLLTMSPDFDIDAKPRVDSTGIYFTPNLRHLDRGSLEIDNGHYLKREYVFGATAAAALYRRSMIDDISIDGEFFDTDFFVYREDADVAWRAQLLGWRCLYTPYARGYHVRAVLPGNRRALPKQINMHSVKNRFLMRIKNMTSDLYRKHWLSITARDLVVVSCCLVYEHYSLRAFGKVLQSWRRVWSKRSEIMARRRVTDEYMAGWFHYNPVSRPAPKKGSAALAPARSDTQVAES